A stretch of Lactuca sativa cultivar Salinas chromosome 6, Lsat_Salinas_v11, whole genome shotgun sequence DNA encodes these proteins:
- the LOC111897806 gene encoding uncharacterized protein LOC111897806 yields the protein MEDDPFDFESDALLASSPVVAPKKRKKVIGLDDLLVDHYKEKNRVIERESKIAKTKKTYNSDDDEDGRVAKLSKYVDECHEKMTKLSDEDDVSIWGLQVFGNQKSPPSFEFTNLQSCSIFHSFLNHEVNSLVELSTESGETFFEGLLTNGWLLKLVQKCGKVEKSIATWTFHLMLYSSKEALRSAAVNFWCAILLKNEGESLSLKIDWLPTYLELNVALETYGYLLNSPKKDSCDTEMDLGDSEHVGPPQNIRAWIKYISTCSQTRNFHFVFSTSEVEELVVVIIRLMLDRQLLGLSMDLYECMISLINFFKDEEWSASCTKISKSIASRIPLDINCLRAVECIPSVCLHSKQLRSEIAFRFLLGYFDKVEDEEEVIRQLTLINLKDKTCDLFRIYNYLVLTENWFLYNPMMKEKTLLNEMWGLYLRNCCCQINITDTRSYASKVRSKASYLVQVTSDTMIV from the exons ATGGAAGACGACCCTTTTGATTTCGAGTCGGATGCTCTACTCGCATCTTCACCCGTTGTCGCCCCCAAAAAAAG GAAAAAAGTGATTGGTCTGGATGATTTACTAGTGGATCACTACAAGGAGAAGAATAGGGTAATCGAAAGGGAATCAAAAATAGCTAAAACCAAAAAAACCTACAACTCTGATGATGACGAAGACGGCAGAGTTGCCAAGTTATCTAAATACGTTGACGAATGTCATGAAAAG ATGACAAAACTAAGCGATGAGGATGATGTTTCCATTTGGGGTCTTCAAGTTTTTGGGAACCAG AAATCCCCACCTTCATTTGAATTTACCAATCTTCAAAGTTGCTCTATTTTTCATTCTTTTTTGAACCATGAAGTGAATTCATTGGTTGAGCTTAGTACCGAATCAG GAGAAACATTCTTTGAGGGTTTATTGACTAATGGCTGGCTATTGAAATTGGTCCAAAAATGTGGCAAAGTAGAGAAATCCATAGCAACATGGACTTTTCACTTAA TGTTGTACTCATCAAAGGAAGCTCTCAGAAGTGCTGCAGTCAACTTTTGGTGTGCAATTTTGCTAAAAAATGAG GGTGAATCATTGTCTTTAAAGATTGATTGGCTTCCAACTTATTTGGAACTCAATGTTGCCCTTGAAACTTATGGATATTTACTGAATTCACCTAAAAAAGATTCTTGTGATACTGAAATGGACCTTGGAG ATTCTGAACACGTGGGCCCACCTCAAAACATTAGAGCATGGATCAAATACATCTCTACTTGTAGCCAAACCAG gAATTTTCATTTTGTTTTCTCAACATCAGAAGTAGAAGAGTTGGTGGTTGTTATAATTCGTCTTATGTTAGATCGACAGTTACTAGGCTTGTCTATGGATTTATATGAATGTATGATATCTTTGATTAATTTCTTCAAAGATGAAGAATGGAGTGCCAGCtgtacaaaaatatcaaaatccATTGCTTCAAG GATTCCTTTGGACATAAATTGCTTGAGAGCTGTTGAGTGTATTCCTTCAGTTTGCTTGCACTCCAAGCAACTTAGAAGTGAAATTGCTTTCCGATTTCTTCTAGGCTATTTTGACAAggtagaggatgaagaagaggtGATAAGACAACTGACATTGATCAATCTAAAAGACAAAACTTGTGATCTTTTTAGAATTTATAATTACTTGGTGTTGACTGAAAACTGGTTTTTATATAATCCAATGATGAAAGAGAAGACATTGTTGAATGAAATGTGGGGCCTCTATCTACGCAATTGTTGTTGTCAAATCAACATTACCGACACAAGGTCTTATGCTTCAAAG GTTCGAAGTAAAGCTTCTTATCTTGTTCAAGTCACGAGTGATACAATGATAGTGTAG